A genomic stretch from Hemicordylus capensis ecotype Gifberg chromosome 1, rHemCap1.1.pri, whole genome shotgun sequence includes:
- the LOC128340841 gene encoding uncharacterized protein LOC128340841 isoform X2, which translates to MGRNGPHKNRHSSRALGNQSGDSLGSSMHCTLISSDESELEDLKLGEELMVDRSTQTVWEDLSDTRRQSSRPDWNQSGVSSMHCSLVSSDQSQLEDLKLHEELMVLSPTERVSRWENMGYTDSQSSRAVWNQFGDSSVSSMHCSVVSSDQSQLEDLKLHEELMVVSPTERVSRWEDMGYTDSQSSRAVWNQFGDSSVSSMHCSLFSSSSYQSEVEDCKVDEELIKIIHRLMEDREERANNQDEDVHFLAVLCACCKAAYKSGQETLDLPYTKGELIKAIVARAAETLGSCGAGDGRRMEEYWPISMQPELGRFSGRSLIKISKDPS; encoded by the exons ATGGGAAGAAATGGGCCACACAAAAACAGGCATAGCTCGAGGGCACTTGGaaaccagtctggag attCATTAGGCAGCAGTATGCACTGCACCCTCATCTCCTCAGATGAATCAGAGCTGGAGGACCTAAAACTGGGTGAGGAGCTCATGGTGGACCGCTCAACACAGACGGTCTGGGAAGACCTGAGCGATACTAGGAGGCAAAGCTCCAGACCAGATTggaaccagtctggag TGAGCAGTATGCACTGCTCCCTCGTCTCCTCAGACCAATCCCAGCTGGAGGACCTTAAACTGCATGAGGAGCTAATGGTGCTCAGCCCAACAGAGCGGGTCTCCAGATGGGAAAACATGGGCTACACGGACAGCCAAAGCTCCAGAGCggtttggaaccagtttggag attCATCAGTGAGCAGCATGCACTGCTCAGTCGTCTCCTCAGACCAATCCCAGCTGGAGGACCTTAAACTGCATGAGGAGCTAATGGTGGTCAGCCCAACAGAGCGGGTCTCCAGATGGGAAGACATGGGCTACACGGACAGCCAAAGCTCCAGAGCggtttggaaccagtttggag attCATCAGTCAGCAGCATGCACTGCTCCCTTTTCTCCTCCAGCTCCTACCAGTCTGAGGTGGAGGACTGCAAAGTGGATGAGGAGCTCATCAAAATCATCCACAGGCTtatggaggacagagaggag AGAGCCAACAATCAGGATGAGGATGTCCATTTCCTCGCGGTCCTCTGTGCTTGCTGCAAGGCTGCATATAAGAGCGGCCAGGAGACTCTGGATCTCCCCTACACCAAAGGAGAATTGATAAAGGCAATCGTG GCCAGAGCAGCAGAAACGCTTGGGAGCTGTGGAGCCGGAGACGGCAGGAGGATGGAAGAATACTGGCCTATCTCAATGcagccagagttggggag GTTTTCAGGGAGATCTTTAATAAAGATCAGCAAAGATCCTTCCTGA
- the LOC128340841 gene encoding uncharacterized protein LOC128340841 isoform X1 gives MGRNGPHKNRHSSRALGNQSGDSLGSSMHCTLISSDESELEDLKLGEELMVDRSTQTVWEDLSDTRRQSSRPDWNQSGVSSMHCSLVSSDQSQLEDLKLHEELMVLSPTERVSRWENMGYTDSQSSRAVWNQFGDSSVSSMHCSVVSSDQSQLEDLKLHEELMVVSPTERVSRWEDMGYTDSQSSRAVWNQFGDSSVSSMHCSLFSSSSYQSEVEDCKVDEELIKIIHRLMEDREERANNQDEDVHFLAVLCACCKAAYKSGQETLDLPYTKGELIKAIVARAAETLGSCGAGDGRRMEEYWPISMQPELGRRWKSGGKSGIVSANSRTAKGCRRTPRSL, from the exons ATGGGAAGAAATGGGCCACACAAAAACAGGCATAGCTCGAGGGCACTTGGaaaccagtctggag attCATTAGGCAGCAGTATGCACTGCACCCTCATCTCCTCAGATGAATCAGAGCTGGAGGACCTAAAACTGGGTGAGGAGCTCATGGTGGACCGCTCAACACAGACGGTCTGGGAAGACCTGAGCGATACTAGGAGGCAAAGCTCCAGACCAGATTggaaccagtctggag TGAGCAGTATGCACTGCTCCCTCGTCTCCTCAGACCAATCCCAGCTGGAGGACCTTAAACTGCATGAGGAGCTAATGGTGCTCAGCCCAACAGAGCGGGTCTCCAGATGGGAAAACATGGGCTACACGGACAGCCAAAGCTCCAGAGCggtttggaaccagtttggag attCATCAGTGAGCAGCATGCACTGCTCAGTCGTCTCCTCAGACCAATCCCAGCTGGAGGACCTTAAACTGCATGAGGAGCTAATGGTGGTCAGCCCAACAGAGCGGGTCTCCAGATGGGAAGACATGGGCTACACGGACAGCCAAAGCTCCAGAGCggtttggaaccagtttggag attCATCAGTCAGCAGCATGCACTGCTCCCTTTTCTCCTCCAGCTCCTACCAGTCTGAGGTGGAGGACTGCAAAGTGGATGAGGAGCTCATCAAAATCATCCACAGGCTtatggaggacagagaggag AGAGCCAACAATCAGGATGAGGATGTCCATTTCCTCGCGGTCCTCTGTGCTTGCTGCAAGGCTGCATATAAGAGCGGCCAGGAGACTCTGGATCTCCCCTACACCAAAGGAGAATTGATAAAGGCAATCGTG GCCAGAGCAGCAGAAACGCTTGGGAGCTGTGGAGCCGGAGACGGCAGGAGGATGGAAGAATACTGGCCTATCTCAATGcagccagagttggggag
- the LOC128340840 gene encoding maestro heat-like repeat-containing protein family member 1 isoform X3, translated as MFFPPYSSVSGMHCSLDSSDQSQMENLELVEEVMVDRSTQTVWEDQSETERQSSRADWNQSGVSSMHCSLVSDQSQLEDHKLDEELTVGSPKERVSRWENMGYTDSQSSRAVWNQSGDSVVSSMYCSLFSSSSYHSEVEDWKVDEDLMEIIHRHMEDREERASNQDEDVHFLAVLCACCKAAYKSGQETLDLPYTKGQLIKEIVVVMEKSPVQSGPTILLLYAMAAVSCLSKIKPPTDPELESAILRFAVRGVIEVQAGHVHKQALHKLAADNLELMLRGFLSEAPTTQHLLSLLEHINIWILSRNAQERARASKQCASLLRFSVMMPDCDNSAELPSLGHHVAKLGICIMDCRKDVSRNAREGIYRLLEVLLHHKGQSSREAGELWSRRWQEEERILAYLNTARVGEVFREIFNKDQERSFLRTTIWAINHPVHRVKEAGLILLYSLLGKADALMGYEEDEIRRKIWRRLRQIKESKGLPEEIEGILKNQGFVNCG; from the exons ATGTTCTTTCCCCCATATTCATCAGTGAGCGGTATGCACTGCTCCCTCGACTCCTCAGACCAGTCCCAGATGGAGAACCTAGAACTGGTTGAGGAGGTCATGGTGGACCGCTCAACACAGACGGTCTGGGAAGACCAAAGTGAAACTGAGAGGCAAAGCTCCAGAGCAGATTggaaccagtctggag TGAGCAGTATGCACTGCTCCCTCGTCTCAGACCAATCCCAGCTGGAGGACCATAAACTGGATGAGGAGCTAACCGTGGGCAGCCCAAAAGAGCGGGTCTCCAGATGGGAAAACATGGGCTACACGGACAGCCAAAGCTCCAGAGCAGTTTggaaccagtctggag attCAGTGGTCAGCAGCATGTACTGCTCCCTTTTCTCCTCCAGCTCCTACCACTCTGaggtggaggactggaaagtggatGAGGATCTCATGGAAATCATACACAGGCAtatggaggacagagaggag AGAGCCAGCAATCAGGATGAGGATGTCCATTTCCTCGCGGTCCTCTGTGCTTGCTGCAAGGCTGCATATAAGAGCGGCCAGGAGACTCTGGATCTCCCCTACACCAAAGGACAACTGATAAAGGAAATCGTG GTTGTGATGGAGAAGTCCCCTGTGCAGTCTGGGCCTACCATTCTCCTGCTTTATGCCATGGCTGCCGTCTCCTGCCTCAG CAAAATCAAGCCTCCAACTGACCCAGAGCTAGAGTCTGCGATCCTGCGCTTCGCTGTTCGCGGGGTCATAGAGGTGCAAGCAGGACATGTCCACAAACAG gcTCTGCACAAACTCGCAGCAGACAATCTGGAACTGatgctgaggggttttttgtcAGAGGCCCCAACCACACAGCATCTCTTGTCCCTCCTGGAG CACATCAACATCTGGATCCTCTCCAGGAATGCCCAGGAGAGAGCACGAGCCAGCAAACAATGCGCCAGCTTGCTCCGCTTTAGTGTCATGATGCCTGATTGTGAT AACTCTGCAGAACTCCCCAGTTTGGGCCACCATGTGGCGAAACTTGGAATCTGCATAATGGATTGCAGGAAGGATGTCAGCCGaaacgccagggagggaatctaccGGCTCCTAGAAGTACTTCTCCACCACAAAG gccagagcagcagagaagctgGGGAGCTGTGGAGCCGGagatggcaggaggaggaaagaataCTGGCCTATCTGAACACCgccagagttggggag GTTTTCAGGGAGATCTTTAATAAAGATCAGGAAAGATCCTTCCTGAGGACCACGATTTGGGCCATTAATCATCCCGTCCACAGGGTTAAGGAGGCTGGACTGATCCTGCTGTACTCCCTCCTGGGCAAGGCCGATGCACTGATGGGGTATGAG GAGGACGAAATCCGGAGGAAAATCTGGCGTCGTCTCCGCCAAATCAAAGAAAGCAAAGGGCTGCCTGAAGAAATCGAAGGTATCTTAAAAAACCAAG ggtttgtaaattgtggatga
- the LOC128340840 gene encoding maestro heat-like repeat-containing protein family member 1 isoform X2, with the protein MFFPPYSSVSGMHCSLDSSDQSQMENLELVEEVMVDRSTQTVWEDQSETERQSSRADWNQSGVSSMHCSLVSDQSQLEDHKLDEELTVGSPKERVSRWENMGYTDSQSSRAVWNQSGDSVVSSMYCSLFSSSSYHSEVEDWKVDEDLMEIIHRHMEDREERASNQDEDVHFLAVLCACCKAAYKSGQETLDLPYTKGQLIKEIVVVMEKSPVQSGPTILLLYAMAAVSCLSKIKPPTDPELESAILRFAVRGVIEVQAGHVHKQALHKLAADNLELMLRGFLSEAPTTQHLLSLLEHINIWILSRNAQERARASKQCASLLRFSVMMPDCDNSAELPSLGHHVAKLGICIMDCRKDVSRNAREGIYRLLEVLLHHKGQSSREAGELWSRRWQEEERILAYLNTARVGEVFREIFNKDQERSFLRTTIWAINHPVHRVKEAGLILLYSLLGKADALMGYEEDEIRRKIWRRLRQIKESKGLPEEIEGILKNQGDLLMDLGVVAKPTNLP; encoded by the exons ATGTTCTTTCCCCCATATTCATCAGTGAGCGGTATGCACTGCTCCCTCGACTCCTCAGACCAGTCCCAGATGGAGAACCTAGAACTGGTTGAGGAGGTCATGGTGGACCGCTCAACACAGACGGTCTGGGAAGACCAAAGTGAAACTGAGAGGCAAAGCTCCAGAGCAGATTggaaccagtctggag TGAGCAGTATGCACTGCTCCCTCGTCTCAGACCAATCCCAGCTGGAGGACCATAAACTGGATGAGGAGCTAACCGTGGGCAGCCCAAAAGAGCGGGTCTCCAGATGGGAAAACATGGGCTACACGGACAGCCAAAGCTCCAGAGCAGTTTggaaccagtctggag attCAGTGGTCAGCAGCATGTACTGCTCCCTTTTCTCCTCCAGCTCCTACCACTCTGaggtggaggactggaaagtggatGAGGATCTCATGGAAATCATACACAGGCAtatggaggacagagaggag AGAGCCAGCAATCAGGATGAGGATGTCCATTTCCTCGCGGTCCTCTGTGCTTGCTGCAAGGCTGCATATAAGAGCGGCCAGGAGACTCTGGATCTCCCCTACACCAAAGGACAACTGATAAAGGAAATCGTG GTTGTGATGGAGAAGTCCCCTGTGCAGTCTGGGCCTACCATTCTCCTGCTTTATGCCATGGCTGCCGTCTCCTGCCTCAG CAAAATCAAGCCTCCAACTGACCCAGAGCTAGAGTCTGCGATCCTGCGCTTCGCTGTTCGCGGGGTCATAGAGGTGCAAGCAGGACATGTCCACAAACAG gcTCTGCACAAACTCGCAGCAGACAATCTGGAACTGatgctgaggggttttttgtcAGAGGCCCCAACCACACAGCATCTCTTGTCCCTCCTGGAG CACATCAACATCTGGATCCTCTCCAGGAATGCCCAGGAGAGAGCACGAGCCAGCAAACAATGCGCCAGCTTGCTCCGCTTTAGTGTCATGATGCCTGATTGTGAT AACTCTGCAGAACTCCCCAGTTTGGGCCACCATGTGGCGAAACTTGGAATCTGCATAATGGATTGCAGGAAGGATGTCAGCCGaaacgccagggagggaatctaccGGCTCCTAGAAGTACTTCTCCACCACAAAG gccagagcagcagagaagctgGGGAGCTGTGGAGCCGGagatggcaggaggaggaaagaataCTGGCCTATCTGAACACCgccagagttggggag GTTTTCAGGGAGATCTTTAATAAAGATCAGGAAAGATCCTTCCTGAGGACCACGATTTGGGCCATTAATCATCCCGTCCACAGGGTTAAGGAGGCTGGACTGATCCTGCTGTACTCCCTCCTGGGCAAGGCCGATGCACTGATGGGGTATGAG GAGGACGAAATCCGGAGGAAAATCTGGCGTCGTCTCCGCCAAATCAAAGAAAGCAAAGGGCTGCCTGAAGAAATCGAAGGTATCTTAAAAAACCAAG GTGACTTACTGATGGACCTTGGAGTTGTAGCTAAGCCGACTAACCTCCCATGA
- the LOC128340840 gene encoding maestro heat-like repeat-containing protein family member 1 isoform X1, whose product MFFPPYSSVSGMHCSLDSSDQSQMENLELVEEVMVDRSTQTVWEDQSETERQSSRADWNQSGVSSMHCSLVSDQSQLEDHKLDEELTVGSPKERVSRWENMGYTDSQSSRAVWNQSGDSVVSSMYCSLFSSSSYHSEVEDWKVDEDLMEIIHRHMEDREERASNQDEDVHFLAVLCACCKAAYKSGQETLDLPYTKGQLIKEIVVVMEKSPVQSGPTILLLYAMAAVSCLSKIKPPTDPELESAILRFAVRGVIEVQAGHVHKQALHKLAADNLELMLRGFLSEAPTTQHLLSLLEHINIWILSRNAQERARASKQCASLLRFSVMMPDCDNSAELPSLGHHVAKLGICIMDCRKDVSRNAREGIYRLLEVLLHHKGQSSREAGELWSRRWQEEERILAYLNTARVGEVFREIFNKDQERSFLRTTIWAINHPVHRVKEAGLILLYSLLGKADALMGYEEDEIRRKIWRRLRQIKESKGLPEEIEGILKNQGNLYFQGIGEGKTTSLESQCR is encoded by the exons ATGTTCTTTCCCCCATATTCATCAGTGAGCGGTATGCACTGCTCCCTCGACTCCTCAGACCAGTCCCAGATGGAGAACCTAGAACTGGTTGAGGAGGTCATGGTGGACCGCTCAACACAGACGGTCTGGGAAGACCAAAGTGAAACTGAGAGGCAAAGCTCCAGAGCAGATTggaaccagtctggag TGAGCAGTATGCACTGCTCCCTCGTCTCAGACCAATCCCAGCTGGAGGACCATAAACTGGATGAGGAGCTAACCGTGGGCAGCCCAAAAGAGCGGGTCTCCAGATGGGAAAACATGGGCTACACGGACAGCCAAAGCTCCAGAGCAGTTTggaaccagtctggag attCAGTGGTCAGCAGCATGTACTGCTCCCTTTTCTCCTCCAGCTCCTACCACTCTGaggtggaggactggaaagtggatGAGGATCTCATGGAAATCATACACAGGCAtatggaggacagagaggag AGAGCCAGCAATCAGGATGAGGATGTCCATTTCCTCGCGGTCCTCTGTGCTTGCTGCAAGGCTGCATATAAGAGCGGCCAGGAGACTCTGGATCTCCCCTACACCAAAGGACAACTGATAAAGGAAATCGTG GTTGTGATGGAGAAGTCCCCTGTGCAGTCTGGGCCTACCATTCTCCTGCTTTATGCCATGGCTGCCGTCTCCTGCCTCAG CAAAATCAAGCCTCCAACTGACCCAGAGCTAGAGTCTGCGATCCTGCGCTTCGCTGTTCGCGGGGTCATAGAGGTGCAAGCAGGACATGTCCACAAACAG gcTCTGCACAAACTCGCAGCAGACAATCTGGAACTGatgctgaggggttttttgtcAGAGGCCCCAACCACACAGCATCTCTTGTCCCTCCTGGAG CACATCAACATCTGGATCCTCTCCAGGAATGCCCAGGAGAGAGCACGAGCCAGCAAACAATGCGCCAGCTTGCTCCGCTTTAGTGTCATGATGCCTGATTGTGAT AACTCTGCAGAACTCCCCAGTTTGGGCCACCATGTGGCGAAACTTGGAATCTGCATAATGGATTGCAGGAAGGATGTCAGCCGaaacgccagggagggaatctaccGGCTCCTAGAAGTACTTCTCCACCACAAAG gccagagcagcagagaagctgGGGAGCTGTGGAGCCGGagatggcaggaggaggaaagaataCTGGCCTATCTGAACACCgccagagttggggag GTTTTCAGGGAGATCTTTAATAAAGATCAGGAAAGATCCTTCCTGAGGACCACGATTTGGGCCATTAATCATCCCGTCCACAGGGTTAAGGAGGCTGGACTGATCCTGCTGTACTCCCTCCTGGGCAAGGCCGATGCACTGATGGGGTATGAG GAGGACGAAATCCGGAGGAAAATCTGGCGTCGTCTCCGCCAAATCAAAGAAAGCAAAGGGCTGCCTGAAGAAATCGAAGGTATCTTAAAAAACCAAGGTAATCTCTATTTCCAAGGAATTGGGGAGGGTAAAACCACATCCCTGGAGTCACAGTGCAGGTAg